Proteins encoded in a region of the Methylosinus trichosporium OB3b genome:
- a CDS encoding sensor histidine kinase translates to MRRLHRLGGAILAVVAMGAAIAGSFAILPEPADAIVVDRAVLQLESGSVRDIRLPPSAAERRLASAQRAAYLLRVELASPPGESLFLLIPPTGQDFTLSLNGEPIYDSDLRRIWADPIMRGSLLVRLPRSLLRAGSNELIFAFEKSRTIIPARMGRVFVGGGSALAPTFKLRNLIETHLKVAALAAQTLFAIGILIAYLYRPRDRLFAWLAAAALLTLIVSTGLIVELESAHSFIRPHIIALLPATGLATIGVALGLIGRRPPCALAAAAAAIPVVLSSALIVGAISKEAVASVSMALNLAAVAVASGVLAWGALRRQSADAGLLLAPVFVLAWFQTRDAGMLLGFFDGEIVIAPYARPLVLAALLVILMRSLALSLDKLDRANEHLNARLEEREAELAALHLEERREAARLVREEERQRLTRDLHDGISGHLISIIAMAERSPADARFIEQLAREALDDLRLVINSLDLEDHELPLALATLRERLAPRLARIGVDLCWSNDGLAEVSGVTPGNALMILRIVQEAVTNAIKHGPARRIVIRAGRAPVDGAVITIENDGRPFAVGASGGWGVENMRQRARRLGGDLEICAFDAGTRVTITLPSRLPDLNG, encoded by the coding sequence ATGAGGCGGCTGCATCGGCTCGGCGGCGCGATTCTCGCTGTCGTCGCCATGGGCGCGGCGATCGCCGGCTCCTTCGCCATTCTCCCCGAGCCCGCCGACGCCATCGTCGTCGATCGCGCCGTCCTGCAGTTGGAGAGCGGCTCCGTGCGCGACATTCGCCTTCCGCCCAGCGCGGCGGAGCGCCGTCTCGCCTCGGCGCAGCGCGCCGCCTATCTGCTGCGCGTCGAGCTGGCGTCGCCGCCGGGAGAGTCGCTGTTCCTGCTCATTCCCCCGACGGGACAGGATTTCACATTGTCGCTCAATGGAGAGCCGATCTACGACAGCGACCTTCGCAGGATCTGGGCGGACCCGATCATGCGCGGCTCTCTGCTCGTTCGTCTGCCTCGCTCCCTGCTGCGCGCCGGCTCCAATGAACTGATCTTCGCTTTTGAGAAGTCGCGGACGATCATTCCGGCGCGCATGGGACGAGTCTTCGTCGGCGGCGGATCGGCGCTCGCTCCCACTTTCAAGCTCCGCAATCTGATCGAGACACATTTGAAGGTGGCGGCGCTGGCGGCGCAGACATTGTTCGCGATCGGCATTCTGATCGCTTATCTCTATCGTCCGAGGGACCGTCTCTTCGCCTGGCTGGCCGCGGCGGCCCTGCTCACATTGATCGTGTCGACTGGTCTGATCGTGGAGCTCGAGAGCGCTCACAGCTTCATTCGCCCTCATATCATTGCGCTTCTTCCGGCGACCGGCCTCGCGACCATCGGCGTCGCCCTCGGTCTCATCGGCCGGCGGCCGCCATGCGCGCTCGCGGCCGCCGCCGCCGCGATTCCCGTCGTGCTGAGCTCGGCGTTGATTGTCGGCGCGATCTCCAAAGAAGCCGTCGCTTCGGTCAGCATGGCTCTCAATCTGGCGGCGGTCGCCGTCGCTTCGGGCGTCCTCGCCTGGGGAGCGCTCCGGCGTCAGAGCGCCGACGCGGGATTGCTGCTGGCTCCGGTCTTCGTTCTGGCATGGTTTCAGACTCGCGACGCCGGCATGCTGCTCGGCTTCTTCGACGGCGAGATCGTGATCGCGCCCTATGCGCGGCCGCTCGTGCTCGCGGCCTTGCTCGTCATCTTGATGCGCAGCCTCGCGCTGAGCCTCGATAAGCTCGATCGTGCGAACGAGCATCTGAATGCGAGGCTCGAGGAGCGCGAGGCGGAACTGGCGGCGCTCCATCTGGAGGAACGCCGGGAGGCGGCGAGGCTGGTCCGGGAAGAGGAGCGCCAGAGGCTGACCCGCGATCTGCACGATGGCATCAGCGGGCACCTGATCTCCATCATCGCCATGGCCGAGCGTTCGCCGGCCGACGCTAGATTTATCGAGCAGCTCGCGCGGGAGGCGCTCGACGATCTGCGGCTCGTCATAAACTCACTGGATCTCGAGGACCATGAGCTGCCGCTCGCCCTCGCGACCTTGCGCGAGCGGCTCGCCCCCCGGCTCGCGCGCATCGGCGTCGACCTCTGCTGGTCCAATGACGGCCTCGCGGAGGTGTCCGGCGTCACGCCCGGCAATGCGCTGATGATTCTCCGTATCGTGCAGGAGGCGGTCACCAATGCGATCAAGCACGGCCCGGCGCGGCGGATCGTGATCCGCGCCGGCCGCGCGCCCGTCGACGGCGCGGTGATCACCATCGAGAACGACGGCCGTCCCTTCGCCGTCGGCGCCTCGGGCGGCTGGGGCGTCGAGAACATGCGCCAGCGCGCGCGGCGGCTGGGCGGAGACCTGGAGATCTGCGCTTTCGACGCTGGAACGCGCGTGACCATCACGCTGCCGTCTCGTTTGCCCGATCTCAACGGATGA